The following proteins come from a genomic window of Nostoc sp. ATCC 53789:
- a CDS encoding sigma-70 family RNA polymerase sigma factor, with amino-acid sequence MVQFDEQLRRLVTEACGHPLGSPQRQKLLTQIIRLTANRLWREGTPYYQDALQQTWLYFCRNVCDGLTGQIYDPNYGSIITWLNAYLKRRLQDFYINQNREQATTVPLRVRQSTSGGTSETIDPVDNLPASPQAPPILEDLETWAQTDSDGELRRTSIKGRPDVNCQVLILKRLPPEVSWKELSEEFSLSIPTLSSFYQRQCIPRLRKFAESEGLF; translated from the coding sequence ATGGTTCAATTCGATGAACAGCTACGCCGCTTAGTTACCGAAGCCTGTGGACACCCACTTGGAAGTCCTCAGCGTCAGAAGCTGCTCACGCAAATTATTCGCTTGACAGCAAATAGACTCTGGAGGGAAGGTACTCCCTACTATCAAGATGCACTACAACAAACTTGGTTGTATTTCTGCCGCAATGTTTGTGATGGCTTGACTGGTCAAATCTATGACCCCAACTATGGGAGTATCATTACCTGGCTAAATGCTTACCTAAAACGTAGACTACAAGACTTTTACATTAACCAGAACCGGGAACAAGCCACCACAGTGCCTCTTCGGGTTCGTCAGTCTACATCGGGTGGAACAAGTGAAACAATCGATCCTGTAGATAATCTCCCCGCTAGCCCCCAAGCACCTCCCATTTTGGAAGACTTGGAAACATGGGCTCAGACCGATTCTGATGGAGAACTGCGCCGTACTTCTATTAAAGGACGACCAGATGTGAATTGTCAGGTGTTAATTCTTAAACGCCTGCCTCCTGAAGTTAGCTGGAAAGAATTATCTGAGGAGTTTAGCTTGTCAATTCCAACGTTAAGCAGTTTTTATCAGCGCCAGTGTATACCACGTTTGCGTAAATTCGCTGAATCGGAGGGATTGTTTTAA
- a CDS encoding alpha/beta hydrolase, producing MFPKPQIVLSWLVFLLSFASLFLSSWILLPAPNMSLLTLAVGAPEVSPWLLLLNLFSLLLSFFCIRRYKIRRLASIFNSIGLLLCAWVLANIPLTQMQMDKAMKQGLGTYYLEQIPVQVRAKMQTHPFDLVNSFRGIALGKIRYQKDILFASPAGVPLKMEVYQPPQVGKYPAVVVIYGGAWQYGNPHANSEFNQYIAHQGYTVFAIDYRHAPKYQFPSQLDDVRTALNFIRKNAASYEADPERMVLIGRSAGAHLAMLAAYQPDAPPILAVINYYGPVNLPEGYKTPPVPDPINTRAVLKAFLGGSLEELPNQYKIASPINYLTHPLPPTLLIYGSRDHLVEARFGRQMYESLHNSGNTAVFLQIPWAEHAFDAVFNGVSNQLALYHTERFLAWALFKQ from the coding sequence ATGTTTCCCAAACCCCAAATAGTTTTATCATGGCTTGTATTCTTACTAAGTTTTGCAAGCCTATTTCTTAGTTCTTGGATTCTTCTTCCGGCTCCAAATATGTCTTTACTCACGCTAGCGGTGGGAGCGCCAGAAGTCAGTCCTTGGTTATTGTTATTAAATTTATTCTCTTTATTGCTTTCTTTTTTCTGCATCCGTCGCTATAAAATACGGCGTTTAGCTTCTATTTTCAATTCAATAGGATTGCTACTTTGTGCATGGGTGCTGGCGAATATCCCACTAACTCAAATGCAGATGGATAAAGCAATGAAACAAGGATTGGGAACGTACTATCTAGAGCAAATTCCAGTCCAAGTAAGGGCTAAAATGCAAACCCATCCCTTTGATTTAGTTAATTCCTTTCGGGGTATTGCATTAGGTAAAATCCGTTATCAAAAAGATATTCTTTTTGCTTCTCCTGCGGGAGTTCCTTTAAAAATGGAAGTTTACCAACCACCACAGGTAGGGAAATATCCAGCAGTGGTAGTAATTTATGGTGGAGCTTGGCAATATGGAAACCCTCATGCCAATTCTGAGTTTAATCAATATATCGCTCATCAAGGATATACAGTATTTGCGATCGACTATCGACACGCACCTAAATATCAGTTTCCATCTCAGTTAGATGATGTGCGTACAGCCTTAAATTTTATTCGCAAAAATGCAGCAAGTTATGAAGCCGATCCAGAACGTATGGTACTTATAGGACGTTCTGCGGGAGCGCACCTAGCAATGCTAGCGGCTTATCAGCCAGATGCACCGCCCATTCTTGCTGTAATTAACTATTACGGGCCTGTTAACTTGCCTGAAGGATACAAAACGCCACCAGTTCCCGATCCTATCAACACCCGCGCTGTTTTAAAAGCATTTCTCGGTGGTTCATTAGAAGAATTACCTAATCAGTATAAAATTGCTTCACCCATAAATTACTTGACGCACCCTTTACCACCAACTTTATTAATTTACGGCAGTCGTGACCATTTGGTGGAAGCGCGATTTGGCAGGCAGATGTACGAAAGTTTACATAACTCTGGTAATACTGCGGTTTTTCTACAAATTCCTTGGGCAGAACACGCTTTTGATGCAGTTTTCAACGGTGTGAGCAATCAATTAGCGTTGTATCATACCGAGAGGTTTTTGGCTTGGGCGTTGTTTAAGCAATAA
- a CDS encoding shikimate dehydrogenase has protein sequence MANDKLITGKTKLLGVIGHPVEHSLSPAMHNAALAQLVVGEASRREDIANLGLDYVYLPFPIAPENLEVAIAGFAAIGVVGFSVTIPHKQAIMPLLSEITPLAQMIGAVNTVSRQNNQWVGTNTDIEGFIAPLQTTYKQDWSQKVAVILGNGGAARAVVAGCHQLGFAKIHVVGRNVQRLQEFRDSWSNSPISENLQVHQWEELSKLIPQANLLVNTTPIGMYPKVDESPLSGEEIANLPTGAIAYDLIYIPKPTQFLEQAEKQGAIAIDGLEMLVQQGVAALKIWLQQENIPVEVMRQALQKHLGLG, from the coding sequence ATGGCAAATGACAAATTGATTACGGGTAAAACCAAACTGCTAGGGGTAATTGGACATCCGGTGGAACATTCGCTGTCGCCAGCAATGCATAATGCTGCGTTAGCGCAGCTCGTCGTTGGCGAAGCCTCTCGTAGAGAAGACATCGCTAATTTAGGATTAGATTATGTTTATCTTCCCTTTCCCATAGCACCAGAGAATTTAGAAGTAGCGATCGCAGGCTTTGCCGCTATTGGTGTTGTCGGCTTTAGTGTTACAATCCCCCACAAACAGGCAATCATGCCCCTGCTCTCAGAAATTACCCCTCTAGCTCAAATGATAGGGGCTGTGAATACGGTTAGTCGCCAAAATAACCAATGGGTGGGGACAAACACAGATATAGAAGGATTTATCGCCCCTTTGCAGACAACCTACAAGCAAGATTGGAGTCAGAAGGTAGCGGTAATTTTAGGTAATGGTGGCGCAGCCAGGGCAGTTGTAGCAGGTTGTCACCAACTAGGTTTTGCGAAAATTCATGTTGTTGGACGGAATGTGCAGAGATTACAAGAATTCCGCGATAGTTGGAGCAATTCACCTATAAGTGAAAATTTGCAAGTTCACCAATGGGAAGAACTTTCAAAGCTAATTCCCCAAGCTAATCTGCTGGTAAACACAACCCCCATAGGGATGTATCCCAAAGTTGACGAGTCGCCTTTGAGTGGAGAAGAAATAGCGAATTTACCAACAGGTGCGATCGCTTACGATTTAATATATATCCCTAAACCGACGCAATTTCTAGAGCAAGCTGAAAAACAAGGTGCAATTGCGATCGATGGCTTAGAAATGCTAGTCCAGCAAGGGGTAGCAGCATTAAAAATTTGGTTGCAGCAGGAAAATATACCTGTAGAAGTGATGCGCCAAGCTTTGCAAAAGCATTTGGGCTTAGGTTGA
- a CDS encoding alpha/beta fold hydrolase, with the protein MQATTAPSTTPISGKYWQWRGHNVYYVRAGEKQAQRPPLLLVHGFGASTDHWRKNITGLCQDFEVFAIDLLGFGRSAKPKLQYSGDLWRDQLHDFISEVIGQKAVLAGNSLGGYAGLCVAAQRPDSAAGLVLLNSAGPFSERQPTSEPEALQSEIQAPKQSANLQKLLGDGTKWIFQQPLAQFLLFQYVRQRWVIRQTLEKVYLDKSAITDQLIEEISRPAYDPGALDVFVSVFSTPQGEKVDVLLKQLTCPLLMLWGEADPWMNARERSQKFRQYYPELREHFLTAGHCPHDEVPDRVNQLLGDWVLSINN; encoded by the coding sequence ATGCAGGCAACTACAGCCCCCTCTACAACCCCAATTTCTGGTAAATATTGGCAGTGGCGCGGGCACAACGTTTACTATGTGCGTGCGGGAGAGAAGCAAGCGCAACGTCCGCCGTTGCTTTTGGTACATGGATTTGGTGCTTCCACAGACCACTGGCGCAAGAATATCACCGGATTGTGTCAAGATTTTGAAGTATTTGCGATCGATCTTTTAGGATTTGGGCGATCGGCAAAACCAAAATTGCAGTACAGTGGCGACTTGTGGCGCGACCAACTCCATGATTTTATCAGTGAAGTAATTGGTCAAAAAGCAGTATTAGCGGGTAATTCCCTTGGTGGCTACGCTGGCTTGTGTGTTGCAGCACAACGTCCTGACAGTGCTGCTGGTTTAGTTTTGCTCAATAGCGCCGGGCCTTTTAGCGAAAGGCAGCCTACATCTGAGCCTGAAGCTTTACAATCAGAAATTCAGGCTCCCAAACAATCGGCCAATTTGCAAAAACTTCTTGGTGACGGCACTAAGTGGATTTTTCAACAACCTTTAGCCCAGTTTTTGTTATTTCAGTACGTGCGACAACGTTGGGTAATTCGCCAAACTCTAGAAAAAGTTTATCTTGACAAGAGTGCCATTACAGACCAACTAATAGAAGAAATTTCTCGCCCTGCTTACGATCCTGGTGCGTTGGATGTGTTTGTTTCAGTCTTTAGCACTCCTCAAGGGGAAAAAGTTGATGTGCTACTAAAGCAATTAACTTGTCCTCTATTAATGTTGTGGGGAGAAGCTGACCCTTGGATGAATGCTAGAGAACGTTCTCAAAAATTTCGTCAATATTATCCTGAACTCAGGGAACACTTTTTAACAGCCGGTCATTGTCCTCATGATGAAGTACCCGATAGAGTAAATCAACTTTTAGGGGATTGGGTTTTATCTATCAACAATTAA
- a CDS encoding lmo0937 family membrane protein — MLGILWGIVVVLVAFWALGLVLHIAGNLIHAVLLIAIALAIYNFFKARDV, encoded by the coding sequence ATGTTAGGTATACTTTGGGGTATTGTTGTTGTACTGGTTGCTTTTTGGGCATTAGGATTAGTACTTCATATTGCTGGAAATTTAATTCATGCAGTATTACTTATAGCTATTGCGCTTGCCATTTACAATTTTTTCAAAGCCCGTGATGTGTGA